Proteins encoded by one window of Haematobia irritans isolate KBUSLIRL chromosome 2, ASM5000362v1, whole genome shotgun sequence:
- the Rtnl1 gene encoding reticulon isoform X5 translates to MAGGRKFTRNNSSSQQLPERGPVESLIYWRDVKKSGIVFGAGLVTLLAISCFSVISVFAYLSLLLLAGTIAFRIYKSVMQAIQKTSDGHPFKEYLEFDLTLSQEKIQNIAGVAVAHINGFTAELRRLFLVEDLVDSIKFGVILWVMTYIGAWFNGMTLVILAFVSLFTLPKVYENNKQSIDTYLDLARSKVAEVTEKIKAAIPIGNKKPIAAETDKDK, encoded by the exons ATGGCCGGTGGCAGAAAATTTACACGCAATAATTCCTCAAGCCAACAATTGCCCGAGAGAGGACCAG TGGAGTCCCTCATCTATTGGCGTGATGTGAAGAAATCTGGTATCGTTTTTGGTGCTGGTCTTGTCACTCTTTTGGCCATCTCATGCTTTTCCGTCATCAGTGTATTCGCCTACTTGTCACTTTTACTTTTGGCCGGCACAATTGCATTCAGAATTTACAAATCAGTGATGCAAGCCATACAAAAGACATCTGATGGACATCCCTTCAA AGAATATTTGGAATTTGATTTGACTTTGTCACAAGAGAAAATCCAAAACATTGCCGGTGTTGCTGTAGCCCACATAAATGGTTTTACCGCTGAATTGAGAAGACTATTCTTGGTTGAAGATTTAGTTGATTCCATTAAATTCGGTGTTATCTTGTGGGTAATGACCTATATTGGAGCATGGTTCAACGGCATGACATTGGTTATTTTGG CCTTTGTCTCCTTGTTCACATTGCCCAAGGTTTacgaaaataacaaacaatccATTGATACTTATTTGGATTTGGCCAGAAGCAAAGTAGCTGAAGTTACCGAAAA GATCAAAGCAGCCATTCCCATTGGCAATAAGAAGCCTATTGCTGCCGAAACAGATAaggacaaataa
- the Rtnl1 gene encoding reticulon isoform X6, whose amino-acid sequence MESLIYWRDVKKSGIVFGAGLVTLLAISCFSVISVFAYLSLLLLAGTIAFRIYKSVMQAIQKTSDGHPFKEYLEFDLTLSQEKIQNIAGVAVAHINGFTAELRRLFLVEDLVDSIKFGVILWVMTYIGAWFNGMTLVILAFVSLFTLPKVYENNKQSIDTYLDLARSKVAEVTEKIKAAIPIGNKKPIAAETDKDK is encoded by the exons a TGGAGTCCCTCATCTATTGGCGTGATGTGAAGAAATCTGGTATCGTTTTTGGTGCTGGTCTTGTCACTCTTTTGGCCATCTCATGCTTTTCCGTCATCAGTGTATTCGCCTACTTGTCACTTTTACTTTTGGCCGGCACAATTGCATTCAGAATTTACAAATCAGTGATGCAAGCCATACAAAAGACATCTGATGGACATCCCTTCAA AGAATATTTGGAATTTGATTTGACTTTGTCACAAGAGAAAATCCAAAACATTGCCGGTGTTGCTGTAGCCCACATAAATGGTTTTACCGCTGAATTGAGAAGACTATTCTTGGTTGAAGATTTAGTTGATTCCATTAAATTCGGTGTTATCTTGTGGGTAATGACCTATATTGGAGCATGGTTCAACGGCATGACATTGGTTATTTTGG CCTTTGTCTCCTTGTTCACATTGCCCAAGGTTTacgaaaataacaaacaatccATTGATACTTATTTGGATTTGGCCAGAAGCAAAGTAGCTGAAGTTACCGAAAA GATCAAAGCAGCCATTCCCATTGGCAATAAGAAGCCTATTGCTGCCGAAACAGATAaggacaaataa